A single Nicotiana tabacum cultivar K326 chromosome 5, ASM71507v2, whole genome shotgun sequence DNA region contains:
- the LOC107828127 gene encoding B3 domain-containing transcription factor NGA3-like, translating into MNFFTSRRGIQQQTGSSKGMCPFSQSSSSSSTSSSYHNQQQQQQQQHRESTELMLMDSSPTATRNHGDGDEIAGGEAHHLIEREHMFDKVVTPSDVGKLNRLVIPKQHAEKYFPLDSSSNDKGGLLLNFEDRNGKPWRFRYSYWNSSQSYVMTKGWSRFVKEKKLDAGDIVSFQRGAGELVKHRLFIDWRRRPDAPDMNPYMVPHHFSNWNHGRLFLQPFQRGQPVPSFTQQHPHSQYSHNLLLEARSNIAQQQSHNYPHSYVYGIGNTSPAYYNTCFNNSSISTNATVVNANPCAGGSGNYVRSGATASQLLSQHELEIMQMQRGCSSVGGSSGVEPMVFNSVPVVQGKVAAKRLRLFGVNMDCPMDHSDLFSSSTIPTTYSHAPHFSSSSSTSTTPLVQLRNFNSQLEAVPSDEESSDKGKASMSLDLDI; encoded by the coding sequence ATGAATTTCTTTACTAGTAGACGAGGGATCCAACAACAAACGGGCTCTTCAAAAGGTATGTGCCCTTTTTCTCagtcttcctcctcttcttcaaCATCCTCTTCTTATCACAaccagcagcagcagcagcaacaacagcatCGAGAAAGTACGGAGCTTATGTTGATGGATTCTTCCCCTACGGCTACCAGAAATCATGGCGACGGCGATGAGATTGCTGGAGGAGAAGCTCATCACCTAATTGAGAGGGAACATATGTTCGATAAGGTAGTAACTCCAAGTGACGTGGGAAAACTCAATCGTTTAGTCATTCCCAAACAGCATGCTGAGAAGTATTTTCCACTGGATTCCTCCAGCAACGACAAGGGGGGACTTCTCTTGAATTTCGAAGACAGAAATGGGAAGCCATGGAGATTCAGGTATTCCTACTGGAATAGCAGCCAAAGCTATGTCATGACTAAAGGTTGGAGCCGCTTTGTCAAGGAGAAGAAGCTCGATGCTGGGGATATTGTCTCATTTCAGCGCGGAGCTGGTGAATTGGTCAAGCATCGTCTCTTCATCGACTGGCGCCGCCGTCCTGATGCCCCAGACATGAATCCGTATATGGTGCCGCACCACTTCTCTAATTGGAATCATGGGCGCCTCTTCTTACAGCCATTCCAAAGGGGTCAGCCGGTACCATCGTTTACACAGCAACATCCACATTCACAATATTCCCATAATTTGCTGCTGGAAGCACGCAGCAATATCGCTCAACAACAGTCTCATAATTATCCACATAGCTACGTCTATGGAATTGGTAATACTAGTCCAGCTTACTACAACACTTGTTTTAACAATAGTAGCATTAGCACTAATGCCACAGTAGTAAATGCAAACCCTTGCGCCGGCGGGTCAGGAAATTATGTCAGATCGGGAGCCACTGCTTCCCAATTACTAtcacaacatgagcttgaaataATGCAAATGCAAAGAGGTTGTAGTAGCGTTGGTGGAAGTAGTGGGGTTGAGCCGATGGTGTTCAACTCGGTGCCGGTGGTTCAAGGTAAGGTGGCAGCAAAGCGACTCAGGCTATTCGGAGTGAATATGGACTGCCCCATGGATCACTCGGACCTGTTTTCATCCTCAACTATCCCAACAACTTATTCTCACGCtccccatttttcttcttcatcatctacGTCTACAACCCCTTTGGTCCAATTAAGGAATTTTAACAGCCAACTCGAAGCAGTACCCTCTGATGAAGAATCGTCTGACAAAGGCAAGGCATCCATGTCCTTGGATTTGGATATTTGA